A stretch of the Microcebus murinus isolate Inina chromosome 6, M.murinus_Inina_mat1.0, whole genome shotgun sequence genome encodes the following:
- the THTPA gene encoding thiamine-triphosphatase isoform X1, protein MLVDQPVAGRMAQGLIEVELKFIPGPGTEERLQELGSTLEHRVTFRDTYYDTPELRLMRADYWLRQRDSGWELKCPGAAGVLGPHTQYVELTAEPAIVAQLCEVLETEGPGDGGVAAVLGPMGLQEVASFVTNRSAWKLVLLGADEERPLRVDLDTADFGYTVGEVEVLVHEEAEVPTALEKIHRLSNMLGVQVQETVPAKLTVYLQRFRPQVYQRLIEVNNSSQREATGD, encoded by the exons ATGCTTGTTGATCAACCAGTTGCAGGTAGGATGGCCCAGGGCTTGATTGAGGTGGAGCTAAAGTTCattccagggcctggcacagaggagcgGCTCCAGGAGTTGGGGAGCACCCTGGAGCACCGGGTCACCTTCCGAGACACCTACTATGACACCCCTGAGCTGCGCCTTATGCGGGCTGACTACTGGCTGCGACAACGAGATAGCGGATGGGAGCTCAAATGTCCTGGAGCAGCAGGTGTCTTAGGACCCCACACGCAGTATGTGGAACTCACAGCTGAACCTGCAATTGTGGCCCAGCTCTGTGAGGTGCTGGAGACTGAGGGCCCGGGGGATGGGGGTGTGGCTGCTGTGCTGGGCCCAATGGGGCTGCAGGAAGTAGCTAGTTTTGTGACTAACCGGAGTGCCTGGAAGCTGGTGCTCTTGGGAGCTGATGAAGAGCGGCCGCTCAGGGTAGACCTGGATACAGCCGACTTTGGCTACACTGTGGGTGAGGTAGAGGTCCTGGTGCATGAGGAGGCTGAAGTACCAACTGCCCTAGAGAAGATCCACAGGCTCAGCAACATGCTTG GTGTGCAAGTACAGGAGACAGTGCCTGCCAAGCTGACCGTGTACCTACAGCGGTTTCGGCCTCAAGTCTATCAGCGCCTGATAGAAGTGAACAACTCCAGCCAGAGAGAAGCCACAGGGGACTAA
- the THTPA gene encoding thiamine-triphosphatase isoform X2, which translates to MAQGLIEVELKFIPGPGTEERLQELGSTLEHRVTFRDTYYDTPELRLMRADYWLRQRDSGWELKCPGAAGVLGPHTQYVELTAEPAIVAQLCEVLETEGPGDGGVAAVLGPMGLQEVASFVTNRSAWKLVLLGADEERPLRVDLDTADFGYTVGEVEVLVHEEAEVPTALEKIHRLSNMLGVQVQETVPAKLTVYLQRFRPQVYQRLIEVNNSSQREATGD; encoded by the exons ATGGCCCAGGGCTTGATTGAGGTGGAGCTAAAGTTCattccagggcctggcacagaggagcgGCTCCAGGAGTTGGGGAGCACCCTGGAGCACCGGGTCACCTTCCGAGACACCTACTATGACACCCCTGAGCTGCGCCTTATGCGGGCTGACTACTGGCTGCGACAACGAGATAGCGGATGGGAGCTCAAATGTCCTGGAGCAGCAGGTGTCTTAGGACCCCACACGCAGTATGTGGAACTCACAGCTGAACCTGCAATTGTGGCCCAGCTCTGTGAGGTGCTGGAGACTGAGGGCCCGGGGGATGGGGGTGTGGCTGCTGTGCTGGGCCCAATGGGGCTGCAGGAAGTAGCTAGTTTTGTGACTAACCGGAGTGCCTGGAAGCTGGTGCTCTTGGGAGCTGATGAAGAGCGGCCGCTCAGGGTAGACCTGGATACAGCCGACTTTGGCTACACTGTGGGTGAGGTAGAGGTCCTGGTGCATGAGGAGGCTGAAGTACCAACTGCCCTAGAGAAGATCCACAGGCTCAGCAACATGCTTG GTGTGCAAGTACAGGAGACAGTGCCTGCCAAGCTGACCGTGTACCTACAGCGGTTTCGGCCTCAAGTCTATCAGCGCCTGATAGAAGTGAACAACTCCAGCCAGAGAGAAGCCACAGGGGACTAA
- the ZFHX2 gene encoding zinc finger homeobox protein 2 has product MATLNLASTAGNTPSPGHNAPSPAPDTSSSSTPSDLVTKDPPAAPSPSESMRPSEPGGQPLESGCGLVPPKEIEEPQEGPGCGHFPPKDLGVEKDKEQEEEGLPPVDLSNHLFTAGSEAYLVAKLPLPGGSELLPKGSPWGEAGIKEEPSLSLLAHPPLTHLTALHIQHGFDLIQGFSSSDQILSHDTSAPSPAACEGRDGAFWSYQLAANPPGDPKDGPMGNSGGDHMALFWLCLLCRLGFSRPQAFMGHTQSHGVKLTPAQHQGLPGSPAVLQEGDEGCMALISFLEPKHPAHPPFEIPFDNGSTLNTEANVAQTEDGPPEAEVHTLVLPTEEVMALNPFSPPTTPATWDPSPTQAKESPVAAGEAGPDWFPEGQEEDGGLCPPLNQSSPTSKEGGSLPTPVGSPEDPNDPPQPYRLADDYTPAPAAFQGLSLSSHMSLLHSRNSCKTLKCPKCNWHYKYQQTLDVHMREKHPESNSHCSYCSAGGAHPRLARGESYNCGYKPYRCDVCNYSTTTKGNLSIHMQSDKHLANLQGFQAGPGGQGSPPEASLPPSAGDKEPKTKSSWQCKVCSYETNISRNLRIHMTSEKHMQNVLMLHQGLPLGLPPGLVGPGPPPPQGTAPTNPPELFQYFGPQALGQPQTPLSGPGLRPDKPLEAQLLLNGFHHLGAPARKFPTPAPGSLSPDAHLPPSQLLGSSDGMPTSPPPDDSPSLRVFRCLVCQAFSTDSLELLLYHCSVGRSLPEAEWKEVAGDTHRCKLCCYGTQLKANFQLHLKTDKHAQKYQLAAHLREGGGATGTPSLVPLGDGAPYGSASPLHLRCNICDFESNSKEKMQLHARGAAHEENSQIYKFLLEMEGAEAGAELGLYHCLLCAWETPSRLAVLQHLRAPAHRDAQAQRRLQLLQNGPAAEEGLSALQNILSFSHGQLRTPGKAPVTPLAEPPNPEKEVQNKTEQLASEEAENKTSHSRDSANQTMVYCCPYCSFLSPESDQVRAHALSQHAVQPKYRCPLCQEQLVGRPALHFHLSHLHNVVPECVEKLLLVATTVEMTFMTKVLPAPTLSPLEDGPEAPTPGPEPVPSRDHASECPNLTPEDSPDPLPEPPLASAEAPDKPSESPGQPPSPAPSPAPQPDAQAEEVAPPPTMAEEEEGTAGEPRSAEPAPADSRHPLTYRKTTNFALDKFLDPARPYKCTVCKESFTQKNILLVHYNSVSHLHKMKKAAIDPSAPARGEAGAPPTTTAATDKPFKCTVCRVSYNQSSTLEIHMRSVLHQTRSRGAKTDAKTEGPERSQEEPKEGETEGEAGTEKKGPDPSGFIPGLPFLSPPPPPLDLHRFPAPLFTPPVLPPFPLVPESLLKLQQQQLLLPFYLHDLKVGPKLALAGPAPMLSLPAATPPPPPPPPKAELAEREWEQPPMAKEGNEAGPSSPPHPTPNEAARTAAKALLENFGFELVIQYNEGKQAVPPPPTPPPPETLGGGDKLACGACGKLFSNMLILKTHEEHVHRRFLPFEALSRYAAQFRKSYDSLYPPPAEPPKPPDGSVDSSAPQLGPPFLVPEPEAGGTHAPEERSRPGGRWPAEEEEGARGNLPPLVPAGRRFSRTKFTEFQTQALQSFFETSAYPKDGEVERLASLLGLASRVVVVWFQNARQKARKNACEGGPVPIGGNTGGASGCRRCHATFSCVFELVRHLKKCYDDQTPEEEEEEAERGEEEEEVEEEVEEEQGLEPPAGPEGPSPEPTDGEELSQAEATKPGGKDPEEKPPSSPPPAHTCDQCAISFPSQDLLTNHRRLHFLPSVQPSAPPQLLDLPLLVFGERNPLIAGTLPVPGPPLKRKHEDGSLSPTGSEAGGGGEGEPPRDKRLRTTILPEQLEILYRWYMQDSNPTRKMLDCISEEVGLKKRVVQVWFQNTRARERKGQFRSTPGGVSSPAVKPPITPTPAAFPKFNLLLGKVDDGMGREALKREAPAFPYPTVTPAAGPLPFLPPGKEGTTPIPEPPLPLPPPPPPSEDEGPEEPSKASPESEACSPSAGDLSDSSASSLAEPESPGAGGTSGGPGGGTGVPDGMGQRRYRTQMSSLQLKIMKACYEAYRTPTMQECEVLGEEIGLPKRVIQVWFQNARAKEKKAKLQGAAVGGTGGSSEGPLAAQRTDCPYCDVKYDFYVSCRGHLFSRQHLAKLKEAVRAQLKSESKCYDLAPAPEAPPAPKAPPATTPASVPLGSAPALPRLAPVLLSGPALAQPPLGSLAPFNSGPAASSGLLGLATSVLPTTTVVQTAGPGRPLPQRPVPDQTNTSTAGTTDPVLGTPTEPSGDTVSGERKPVAAPTNSSNDALKNLKALKATVPALLGGQFLPFPLPPAGGTAPPAVFGPQLQGAYFQQLYGMKKGLFPMNPVIPQTLIGLLPNALLQPPPQPPEPTATAPPQPPELPAPGEGEAGEADELLTGSTGISTVDVTHRYLCRQCKMAFDGEAPATAHQRSFCFFGRGSGGSMPPPLRVPICTYHCLACEVLLSGREALASHLRSSAHRRKAAPPPGGPPITVTNTATAATAAVAFAKEEARLPHTDTNPKTTTTSTLLAL; this is encoded by the exons ATGGCCACCCTTAACTTAGCCTCCACCGCTGGCAACACCCCCTCCCCTGGGCACAATGCCCCGTCCCCGGCTCCGGACACCTCCTCCTCCAGCACCCCCTCTGATCTTGTCACCAAAGATccccctgctgccccctccccctctgaGAGCATGAGGCCCTCAGAGCCAGGGGGACAGCCCCTGGAGTCAGGCTGTGGCCTTGTCCCACCAAAGGAGATTGAGGAGCCCCAAGAAGGGCCTGGTTGTGGTCACTTCCCACCAAAGGACCTGGGGGTAGAGAAGGacaaggagcaggaggaggaaggactCCCTCCCGTGGACCTAAGCAACCACCTATTCACAGCTGGCAGTGAGGCCTACCTAGTGGCCAAGCTGCCTCTGCCAGGCGGCAGTGAACTGCTACCAAAGGGCTCCCCCTGGGGCGAGGCAGGCATCAAGGAAGAGCCCAGCCTGTCCCTCCTTGCCCACCCACCCCTCACACACCTCACTGCCCTTCATATCCAACATGGCTTTGATCTAATCCAAGGCTTTAGCTCTTCTGACCAAATTCTGTCCCACGATACCTCAGCGCCATCTCCGGCTGCCTGTGAGGGAAGGGATGGCGCCTTCTGGAGCTACCAGCTGGCTGCAAACCCACCCGGAGATCCCAAAGATGGCCCCATGGGGAACAGTGGGGGAGACCACATGGCACTCTTCTGGCTCTGCCTTCTGTGCCGCCTGGGTTTTAGCAGGCCCCAGGCCTTTATGGGTCATACACAGTCTCATGGGGTGAAACTAACCCCTGCCCAACACCAGGGCCTGCCAGGCAGCCCAGCCGTGCTCCAGGAAGGGGATGAGGGCTGCATGGCCCTCATAAGCTTTCTGGAACCAAAACACCCTGCTCACCCCCCTTTTGAAATACCCTTTGACAACGGCAGCACACTGAACACAGAGGCGAATGTAGCCCAGACGGAGGATGGTCCCCCTGAGGCAGAAGTCCACACCCTTGTCCTTCCCACTGAAGAAGTCATGGCCCTCAACCCATTCTCCCCACCCACAACCCCAGCCACCTGGGACCCCAGCCCAACCCAAGCCAAAGAATCGCCAGTAGCAGCAGGCGAGGCAGGGCCAGATTGGTTCCCTGAAGGGCAAGAAGAGGATGGAGGGCTCTGCCCCCCACTCAACCAAAGCTCACCCACCTCCAAGGAAGGGGGCAGTCTCCCCACCCCAGTGGGCTCCCCTGAAGACCCCAATGACCCACCCCAGCCCTACCGCCTGGCTGACGACTacaccccagcccctgcagccttCCAGGGGCTCAGCCTGTCCAGTCACATGTCCCTGCTACATTCTCGTAACTCCTGCAAGACACTCAAGTGTCCCAAGTGCAACTGGCACTACAAGTACCAGCAGACCCTGGATGTGCACATGCGAGAGAAACACCCTGAGAGCAACAGTCACTGCAGCTACTGCAGTGCTGGGGGGGCCCACCCCCGCCTCGCTCGTGGAGAGAGCTACAACTGTGGCTACAAGCCCTACCGCTGCGACGTCTGCAACTACTCCACCACCACCAAGGGAAACCTCAGCATCCACATGCAGTCCGACAAGCACCTGGCTAACCTGCAAGGCTTCCAGGCAGGCCCCGGTGGGCAGGGAAGTCCCCCAGAGGCATCACTCCCGCCCTCTGCGGGGGACAAAGAGCCCAAGACCAAATCATCCTGGCAGTGCAAGGTGTGCAGCTATGAGACAAACATCTCCCGAAACCTACGTATCCATATGACCTCTGAGAAGCACATGCAGAATGTCCTAATGCTGCACCAGGGGCTGCCACTGGGCCTGCCACCTGGGCTGGTGGGGCCAGGCCCTCCTCCACCACAAGGGACTGCCCCCACCAACCCCCCTGAACTCTTCCAGTACTTTGGTCCCCAGGCCCTAGGACAGCCTCAGACTCCCTTGTCTGGCCCCGGGCTGAGGCCAGACAAGCCTTTGGAAGCCCAGCTGCTTCTCAATGGTTTTCACCACCTTGGAGCACCTGCCCGCAAATTCCCCACACCTG CCCCTGGCAGCCTCTCCCCTGATGCCCACCTGCCTCCAAGTCAGCTCCTGGGCTCATCTGATGGCATGCCCACCTCGCCACCCCCAGATGACAGCCCGTCCCTGAGGGTATTCCGCTGCCTAGTGTGCCAGGCCTTCAGCACAGACAGCCTGGAGCTACTGCTGTACCACTGCAGTGTAGGCCGAAGCCTCCCTGAAGCTGAATGGAAGGAGGTGGCTGGTGACACCCACCGCTGCAAGCTCTGCTGCTACGGCACCCAGCTCAAGGCCAACTTCCAACTCCACCTTAAGACTGATAAACATGCTCAGAAGTACCAGCTAGCAGCCCACCTGCGGGAGGGTGGTGGGGCCACGGGCACCCCCTCCCTGGTGCCCCTAGGAGATGGGGCCCCTTATGGGTCTGCCTCCCCACTGCACCTGCGCTGCAACATCTGTGACTTTGAGTCCAACAGCAAGGAGAAGATGCAGCTGCACGCCAGGGGAGCAGCCCATGAAGAAAACAGCCAGATCTATAAG TTTCTGCTGGAAATGGAGGGAgcagaggcaggggcagagctggggctgtaCCACTGCCTGCTGTGTGCTTGGGAGACACCCTCCCGCTTGGCTGTGCTGCAACACCTACGCGCACCTGCCCACCGTGATGCCCAGGCCCAGAGACGTCTGCAGCTGCTTCAGAATGGCCCAGCAGCTGAGGAAGGACTCTCAGCTCTCCAGAACATCCTGAGTTTCAGCCATGGGCAGCTCCGGACTCCCG GGAAGGCTCCTGTCACCCCCTTAGCTGAGCCACCCAATCCTGAGAAAGAAGTCCAGAACAAGACAGAACAGTTGG CTTCTGAAGAGGCAGAGAACAAGACCAGCCATTCCAGAGACAGTGCCAACCAGACCATG GTATATTGCTGTCCGTACTGCAGCTTCCTGAGCCCAGAATCTGACCAGGTGAGAGCTCATGCACTCTCCCAGCATGCAGTGCAGCCCAAGTACAGGTGCCCACTGTGCCAGGAGCAGCTGGTGGGCCGGCCCGCCCTGCACTTCCACCTTAGCCACCTTCACAACGTGGTGCCCGAGTGCGTGGAGAAGCTGCTGCTTGTG GCCACAACTGTAGAGATGACCTTTATGACCAAAGTGCTGCCTGCACCCACACTTAGCCCTCTGGAGGATGGCCCAGAAGCCCCTACTCCTGGACCAGAGCCTGTACCCAGCAGAGACCATGCATCAG AATGCCCTAACCTGACTCCAGAAGACAGTCCAGATCCTCTTCCTGAGCCTCCCCTGGCCTCAGCCGAGGCCCCAGACAAGCCCTCAGAAAGCCCTGGTCAACCCCCTTCTCCAGCCCCATCTCCAGCCCCTCAGCCTGATGCCCAAGCTGAAGAAGTGGCTCCTCCACCCACCatggctgaggaggaagaggggactgCTGGGGAGCCCCGCTCTGCAGAGCCAGCTCCAGCTGACTCTCGCCACCCTCTGACCTATCGGAAGACCACCAACTTTGCCCTGGACAAGTTTCTTGACCCTGCCCGGCCCTATAAGTGCACTGTGTGTAAGGAGTCCTTCACCCAGAAGAATATCCTCTTGGTTCATTATAATTCTGTCTCCCACCTTCATAAGATGAAGAAGGCTGCCATTgacccctctgcccctgcccgaGGGGAGGCTGGTGCCCCGCCTACCACCACTGCTGCCACTGACAAGCCCTTTAAGTGCACAGTGTGCCGAGTCTCCTACAACCAGAGCTCCACCCTGGAGATCCACATGCGGTCAGTTCTACATCAGACTCGCTCTCGGGGGGCCAAGACTGATGCCAAGACTGAGGGGCCAGAGCGCAGCCAAGAAGAGCCCAAGGAAGGCGAGACTGAAGGGGAGGCAGGCACTGAGAAGAAGGGCCCCGACCCCAGTGGCTTTATACCTGGATtgcccttcctgtcccctcccccccctcccttGGACCTGCACCGATTCCCGGCCCCCCTCTTCACCCCACCAGTCCTGCCCCCCTTCCCTCTGGTGCCCGAATCACTGCTTAagctccagcagcagcagctgctcctGCCCTTCTACCTCCATGACCTCAAGGTGGGGCCCAAGCTGGCGCTGGCTGGGCCTGCGCCTATGTTGTCCCTGCCAGCTgccactcctcctcccccacccccaccccccaaggcTGAGCTGGCTGAGCGGGAGTGGGAACAGCCCCCCATGGCCAAAGAGGGGAATGAGGCAGGGCCCTCCTCACCCCCCCACCCAACACCCAACGAGGCTGCCCGCACTGCAGCCAAAGCCCTTCTAGAAAACTTTGGCTTTGAGCTGGTGATCCAGTACAATGAAGGGAAGCaggctgtgccccctcccccaactccaccCCCACCCGAGACCCTGGGAGGTGGGGACAAGCTGGCCTGTGGAGCCTGTGGGAAACTCTTCTCCAATATGCTTATCCTCAAGACACACGAGGAGCACGTCCACCGCCGCTTTCTGCCCTTTGAGGCCCTGAGCCGTTATGCTGCTCAGTTTCGTAAAAGCTATGATAGCCTGTACCCACCCCCTGCAGAGCCCCCCAAACCTCCCGATGGGTCTGTGGATTCTTCTGCTCCCCAACTGGGTCCACCCTTCCTGGTcccagagcctgaggcagggggGACCCATGCTCCTGAAGAGCGAAGCCGGCCAGGAGGACGCTGGccagcagaggaggaagaaggtgCCAGAGGGAATCTTCCTCCCCTAGTGCCTGCAGGCCGACGGTTCTCCAGAACCAAGTTCACAGAGTTCCAGACCCAAGCCCTGCAGTCTTTCTTTGAGACCAGTGCGTACCCTAAGGACGGAGAGGTGGAGCGGCTTGCAAGTCTCTTGGGTCTGGCTAGCCGTGTGGTCGTAGTGTGGTTCCAGAATGCCCGCCAGAAAGCGCGCAAAAATGCCTGTGAGGGTGGCCCTGTGCCAATAGGAGGCAATACTGGGGGAGCCTCAGGCTGCAGGCGTTGCCATGCTACTTTCTCCTGTGTTTTTGAGTTGGTGCGGCACCTCAAGAAGTGCTATGATGACCAGACccctgaagaggaggaggaagaggcagagagaggggaagaggaggaagaggtagAGGAAGAAGTAGAGGAGGAACAGGGCCTTGAACCCCCAGCAGGGCCTGAGGGTCCATCACCAGAACCTACAGATGGGGAGGAGCTAAGCCAAGCAGAGGCAACGAAGCCAGGAGGCAAAGACCCTGAAGAGAAGCCGccttcctcacctcctccagCCCACACCTGTGACCAGTGTGCCATCTCTTTCCCCAGCCAGGACCTCCTGACCAATCACCGCCGATTACATTTCCTGCCATCTGTGCAGCCCAGCGCTCCCCCCCAACTCCTAGATCTACCCTTGCTGGTGTTTGGGGAGCGAAATCCCCTGATAGCAGGCACCCTACCAGTGCCAGGGCCACCTCTCAAACGGAAACATGAGGATGGCAGCTTGTCCCCCACAGGCAGTGAAGCAGGGGGAGGTGGAGAGGGCGAGCCCCCCAGGGACAAGCGCCTGCGCACCACCATCCTGCCCGAGCAGCTAGAGATCCTATACCGTTGGTACATGCAGGACTCCAACCCGACTCGCAAGATGCTCGACTGCATCTCCGAGGAGGTGGGGCTCAAAAAGCGAGTGGTACAGGTCTGGTTCCAGAACACCAGGGCCCGGGAGAGGAAAGGCCAGTTTCGAAGCACTCCGGGGGGAGTGTCCAGTCCGGCAGTCAAACCCCCCATCACACCCACCCCTGCAGCCTTCCCCAAGTTCAACCTCTTATTGGGCAAGGTAGATgatgggatggggagggaggccCTAAAGAGGGAAGCACCTGCCTTTCCCTATCCCACAGTTACTCCTGCTGCTGGGCCCCTGCCTTTCCTACCACCTGGGAAAGAGGGCACCACCCCAATACCAGAGCCACCTCtacctctcccacctccccctccacccAGTGAGGATGAGGGCCCAGAGGAACCCTCTAAagcgtctccagagagtgaggcTTGCAGTCCGTCTGCAGGAGATCTGAGTGATTCATCTGCTTCCAGCTTAGCTGAACCAGAGtcccctggggctggagggacCAGTGGGGGACCAGGAGGTGGGACTGGGGTTCCAGATGGAATGGGGCAACGGCGCTACAGGACCCAGATGAGCAGCCTGCAGCTGAAGATCATGAAAGCCTGCTATGAAGCCTACCGCACCCCCACCATGCAGGAGTGTGAGGTGCTGGGGGAGGAGATTGGGTTGCCCAAGAGGGTCATCCAGGTCTGGTTCCAGAATGCTCGTGCCAAGGAAAAGAAGGCCAAACTGCAGGGGGCAGCTGTTGGGGGCACCGGGGGCAGCAGTGAGGGCCCCTTGGCGGCCCAGCGCACTGACTGCCCCTACTGTGATGTCAAGTATGATTTCTATGTCTCCTGCCGAGGCCATCTCTTTTCCCGTCAGCACCTGGCCAAGCTCAAGGAAGCGGTCCGGGCCCAGCTGAAAAGTGAAAGCAAGTGCTACGACTTGGCTCCGGCACCCGAGGCACCCCCAGCTCCCAAGGCCCcacctgccaccacacctgcctctgTGCCCCTCGggtctgccccagccctgcctcgcCTGGCCCCAGTCCTCTTGTCTGGTCCAGCTCTGGCCCAGCCCCCACTGGGCAGCTTAGCTCCTTTCAATTCAG GCCCTGCAGCTTCCTCAGGCCTCCTTGGCCTCGCCACTTCGGTCCTGCCTACTACCACAGTGGTCCAGACTGCTGGCCCAGGCCGCCCCTTACCTCAGAGACCTGTGCCCGACCAAACCAACACCTCCACTGCAGGCACCACTGACCCTGTCCTGGGCACCCCTACTGAGCCCTCAGGAGACACGGTCTCTGGTGAGCGAAAGCCAGTTGCAGCCCCCACCAACTCCTCCAATGATGCCCTCAAGAACCTCAAAGCATTGAAGGCCACTGTCCCAGCCCTGTTGGGGGGCCAGTTCCTGCCCTTCCCATTGCCCCCTGCAGGGGGGACAGCACCGCCAGCTGTCTTTGGCCCCCAATTACAGGGGGCCTACTTCCAACAGCTCTATGGCATGAAGAAGGGGCTCTTTCCCATGAACCCCGTGATACCTCAGACCCTCATTGGGCTGCTCCCCAATGCCCTCCTCCAGCCACCACCCCAGCCCCCCGAACCCACAGCCACAGCGCCTCCACAGCCCCCTGAACTGCCCGctccaggggagggggaggctggtgAGGCCGATGAGCTGCTGACAGGCAGCACTGGCATCTCCACCGTGGATGTGACCCACCGCTACCTGTGCCGCCAGTGCAAGATGGCATTTGATGGGGAGGCCCCGGCTACTGCCCACCAGAGATCCTTTTGCTTCTTTGGGCGGGGCTCTGGGGGCTCCATGCCCCCTCCGCTGCGGGTGCCCATCTGCACCTACCACTGCCTGGCGTGTGAGGTGCTGCTGAGTGGGCGTGAAGCCCTGGCCTCCCACCTGCGCTCCTCGGCCCACAGGCGGAAGGCAGCCCCGCCCCCAGGGGGCCCACCCATCACCGTCACCAACACTGCCACTGCTGCCACGGCTGCTGTGGCTTTTGCCAAAGAGGAAGCAAGATTACCTCacacggacaccaacccaaaaaCTACTACTACCTCTACACTTCTAGCTTTATAA